A region from the Carassius carassius chromosome 33, fCarCar2.1, whole genome shotgun sequence genome encodes:
- the LOC132114371 gene encoding non-histone chromosomal protein HMG-14A-like, with the protein MPKSKKTDRDAKDEPQRRSARLSTRPAPVKAGPKPKKTTKKDKAATVKKEDKKIKVKAKESSESTANEENHSEN; encoded by the exons ATGCCTAAAAGCAAG AAAACAGACAGGGATGCAAAGGATGAG CCTCAGAGGAGATCTGCTCGTTTATCGACA AGACCAGCTCCTGTGAAGGCCGGACCCAAACCAAAAAAGACCACTAAG AAAGACAAAGCAGCCACTGTCAAAAAGGAGGATAAAAAGATTAAGGTGAAGGCCAAGGAGAGCTCAGAGTCTACAGCCAACGAGGAGAACCACTCTGAGAACTGA
- the LOC132114370 gene encoding adapter SH3BGRL-like produces MVIKVYIATSSGSTSIKKQQQDVMSFLAVNKIEFEERDIAADEANRKWMREHVPEDSRPATGNPLPPQIFNEDRYCGNYEAFFCAREDNAVYAFLGLTAPPGSKEAEALSKKMQM; encoded by the exons ATGGTGATTAAAGTTTACATCGCGACCTCCTCCGGATCGACATCG ATCAAGAAACAGCAGCAGGATGTCATGAGTTTCTTGGCGGTCAATAAGATTGAGTTTGAGGAACGTGACATTGCAGCTGATGAGGCCAACAGGAAGTGGATGCGAGAACATGTCCCTGAGGATTCCCGACCGGCGACAGGGAACCCTTTACCTCCTCAGATCTTCAACGAGGACAGATACTGTGGG AACTACGAGGCTTTCTTCTGTGCCCGCGAGGACAATGCTGTGTATGCGTTTCTGGGCTTGACGGCGCCTCCAGGCTCAAAG GAAGCAGAAGCGCTGTCTAAGAAAATGCAGATGTAA